From Aspergillus fumigatus Af293 chromosome 3, whole genome shotgun sequence, a single genomic window includes:
- the bck1 gene encoding uncharacterized protein: protein MDGQRQQTYIPAPPPPSATQPSQSHMLSLPPPPPRHLPTQPQGVMPPPPPGPPPGPPPGPGYGASKLANSQLQQQNNLGWQHNWARQALSQGFLPPPPPPPMVPTNQAYGRQTSFSVPNADGPITSATYVPGSNTFGAGVGIPGFDAHTRPSYEAYGTMSGSDRIRGPVHHLYESSGGDGSAYKRDGTVPPTPSARTMPSSLALHDNAQESVASSLPGATAQNHQSQTGQTNEPTKSPSHRQNNSNTLLGGMSPSEAAVQWPLDRVLLWLAKNGFSRDWQETFKTLQIEGADFLDIGHGANGRGNFNKMHNEVFPQLAKECEASGTGWDKERELGEGKRMRRLIRQIHDDDSFDVGIPAQKRRESQAPSEGAPDTSPKLSHEPQSAGPHSGTIENSPNLRAPQLAQPHRHSVQMRSVTLPIPTTHDIASSDFSQTDGISSRSDFSRSVLVGLGVDHRRQSPSMSSDNGNLVAPFRSYEDSPKSGSPATQHATLNQGLSSSSTGDLSVKYEHSRGNSSDSTMGRRYYESRKGQETIRPSPQEMCSRQWTGETSSSYPKEHKGIFNFLKKRSKGGDSTHPSPEEPNLESPTSPVNLRQNGPHLPYTKPSFNASDMSLGERPSSASMSDHERLRGKPAQKGKKWSFVTLDGWNYRLVDITDMDSVETLRAAICHNLGIADWASAQIFLTEPGQSDHEEPLNDTMLALCRRTKSDSIGSLKLFVRGTHLQPVPNHVPNFAGLGVPLPDKHTASPTHHLPRKPLDDEALSRIPPQPQTGPASPQLGIRPQQPKTPAAKFPARDAPQHTEGMSPVEGDQQVGISPEPDKADLLARHEEHKREVERKQKAYLSSKGPPQPRNDSYGETGYRRAGVIDFDERRVSPYEDKKADTLVPLRKPPSAPQESYTLTRINSLRKKDGDRPRAQPAVQTHGLGAVLASMGRMTSAIGTPAPSVPTPTSAGGKQTNFGSFGSPTQGNTKSAPQSSPEKESLDNPGNPAEHRHTKSTAPEIPKPTLQSRKSYGPEFDFEETEVSFQRSPRPQDDSDEDSDDGLFAIPLSNNKASTKENDSGSGTSEAQKRTEKPALTVNTESRLRKGLSVSFRSPSATRESFADANGDSGGREGASFLMAASPEDERPTPRRDSFARGDIWASRPPVEGVIDNLDDFFPDIDLDAPYLDGQGVSPPSSPANRAPPENDLHKKENQPSSSYTGEMNANAGDTLGSNEPTLKPQGGDVVARRNINRSGGGLTRGKSIREVAKGANQASRSRSIHTGNQKSGEILRRKSTKMFGAKIMQIKPKPGSRLSQLDPIPQNNTPSGVPQRQPTFRIIRGQLIGKGTYGRVYLGINADNGEVLAVKQVEINPRLAGQDTDRVKEMVAAMDQEIDTMQHLEHPNIVQYLGCERGEFSISIYLEYISGGSIGSCLRKHGKFEESVVKSLTRQTLSGLAYLHDQGILHRDLKADNILLDLDGTCKISDFGISKKTDDIYGNDSSNSMQGSVFWMAPEVIQSQGQGYSAKVDIWSLGCVVLEMFAGRRPWSKEEAIGAIFKLGSLSQAPPIPDDVSMTISPAALAFMYDCFTVDSSERPTAQTLLTRHPFCEEDPNYNFLDTELYAKIRHVL from the exons ATGGATGGCCAAAGGCAGCAAACGTACATACCTGCCCCTCCACCTCCTTCTGCGACACAACCATCTCAGTCCCATATGCTGTCGCtaccaccgccaccacctCGACATCTGCCTACGCAACCTCAAGGTGTGATgccacctccgcctccgGGACCACCCCCGGGCCCCCCTCCAGGCCCTGGATATGGCGCATCGAAGCTCGCAAACTCCCagttgcagcagcagaacaatCTCGGATGGCAGCATAATTGGGCTAGGCAAGCGCTATCTCAAGGGTTTCTCCCACCTCCCCCGCCGCCTCCAATGGTACCGACAAACCAAGCATACGGCCGTCAAACGAGTTTCTCAGTCCCCAATGCCGACGGTCCGATTACATCTGCGACTTATGTCCCAGGAAGTAACACTTTCGGTGCCGGCGTCGGGATTCCTGGGTTTGATGCTCACACGCGGCCTTCGTATGAGGCTTATGGAACCATGTCCGGGAGCGATAGGATAAGAGGACCCGTGCACCATTTATACGAAAGCTCGGGCGGAGATGGTTCAGCATACAAGCGTGATGGAACCGTACCACCTACCCCATCAGCCCGTACAATGCCctcttctttggctttgcATGACAATGCGCAGGAATCCGTggcttcttcccttcctggTGCGACTGCTCAGAACCATCAGTCTCAGACAGGCCAAACAAACGAGCCGACAAAGTCTCCTAGTCATCGCCAAAACAATAGTAACACGTTGCTTGGCGGCATGTCACCCAGCGAGGCTGCTGTTCAGTGGCCACTTGATCGAGTGCTGCTATGGCTTGCGAAAAATGGTTTCTCGAGAGATTGGCAAGAAACGTTCAAGACTTTGCAAATCGAGGGAGCTGATTTCCTCGACATAGGTCATGGGGCCAATGGTCGGGGCAACTTCAACAAAATGCACAACGAAGTTTTCCCCCAGCTAGCCAAAGAATGCGAAGCTAGCGGAACAGGATGGGACAAGGAACGTGAGCTTGGGGAAGGCAAACGCATGCGTCGACTTATTAGGCAGATTCACGATGACGATAGCTTTGACGTCGGGATCCCTGCTCAGAAACGTCGTGAATCCCAAGCCCCATCTGAAGGGGCGCCGGATACCTCACCTAAGTTATCTCATGAGCCTCAGTCTGCTGGCCCGCATTCAGGGACGATTGAAAATAGCCCCAACCTCAGAGCACCTCAGCTCGCTCAGCCCCATAGACACAGTGTCCAAATGCGCTCCGTCACATTGCCCATCCCGACCACTCACGATATTGCTTCATCAGATTTCAGCCAGACGGACGGTATATCGTCTCGATCAGACTTCTCGCGATCGGTATTAGTTGGCCTTGGGGTTGACCATCGTCGGCAGAGCCCATCCATGTCCAGTGACAACGGCAATTTGGTAGCCCCTTTTCGATCGTATGAAGATAGCCCCAAAAGTGGCAGTCCGGCGACGCAGCACGCTACCTTGAATCAAGGtctgtcgtcgtcgtcaacaGGCGATTTGAGTGTCAAATATGAGCACTCGCGTGGTAACAGCTCCGACTCAACGATGGGTCGTCGATACTACGAATCCCGCAAGGGCCAGGAAACGATACGCCCGTCCCCGCAAGAGATGTGCAGCCGACAGTGGACAGGAGAAACCTCTTCCTCGTATCCGAAAGAACATAAGGGAATCTTCAATTTTTTGAAAAAGAGGTCAAAAGGTGGTGATTCCACTCATCCGTCCCCCGAGGAACCCAATCTGGAGTCTCCTACAAGCCCTGTGAATCTGCGCCAGAATGGGCCACATCTTCCTTACACCAAACCAAGTTTTAATGCCAGCGACATGTCGTTGGGGGAGCGTCCATCGTCTGCTTCTATGTCCGACCATGAACGGCTGAGAGGGAAACCGGCtcagaaaggaaagaaatgGAGCTTTGTAACTTTAGATGGGTGGAATTACCGTCTAGTGGACATTACTGACATGGACTCGGTGGAGACGCTGCGCGCTGCTATCTGCCATAACCTCGGAATTGCCGACTGGGCCAGCGCACAGATCTTCTTGACCGAGCCAGGACAAAGTGACCATGAGGAACCACTCAACGATACGATGCTCGCTCTCTGTCGTCGCACCAAATCCGACTCCATTGGCTCTTTGAAGCTGTTTGTACGTGGAACGCACTTGCAGCCGGTACCAAACCACGTTCCGAACTTCGCCGGTCTGGGTGTGCCGCTTCCAGACAAGCATACGGCGTCTCCTACCCATCATCTACCCAGGAAACCATTGGATGACGAAGCCCTCAGTAGAATTCCTCCGCAACCTCAAACGGGGCCTGCCTCTCCGCAGCTAGGAATACGCCCACAACAGCCCAAGACTCCTGCTGCGAAATTTCCGGCCCGTGACGCCCCACAACATACGGAGGGAATGTCCCCAGTAGAGGGAGATCAGCAGGTGGGAATCTCGCCTGAACCAGACAAGGCAGATCTACTGGCTCGTCACGAGGAACATAAGCGCGAGGTAGAACGGAAACAAAAGGCGTATCTAAGCTCGAAAGGGCCACCACAACCGAGAAACGACTCTTACGGAGAAACAGGGTATAGACGTGCAGGCGTCATTGATTTCGATGAGCGCCGTGTATCCCCTTACGAAGACAAGAAGGCCGATACTTTAGTTCCTCTCCGCAAACCTCCTTCGGCCCCACAGGAGTCCTATACGTTAACCAGGATCAATTCTCTGAGGAAGAAAGACGGAGACCGTCCGAGAGCTCAGCCAGCTGTGCAGACACATGGTCTCGGGGCAGTGTTGGCTAGCATGGGTAGAATGACCAGCGCGATTGGGACACCAGCTCCCTCCGTGCCAACTCCAACAAGCGCGGGCGGTAAACAAACTAACTTTGGAAGCTTCGGTTCTCCAACGCAAG GCAACACGAAGAGTGCCCCTCAGTCCTCCCCGGAGAAGGAAAGTCTCGACAACCCAGGCAACCCTGCGGAACATCGTCATACCAAGAGCACTGCTCCTGAAATACCAAAACCCACCTTACAATCCCGCAAGTCCTATGGCCCCGAGTTCGATTTCGAGGAGACTGAAGTCTCCTTCCAACGCTCGCCCAGGCCACAGGATGATTCCGATGAAGATTCGGACGATGGTCTATTTGCGATACCGCTGTCAAATAATAAAGCATCCACAAAAGAGAATGATTCTGGCTCTGGGACTTCGGAGGCCCAGAAGAGGACAGAAAAACCGGCGCTAACGGTGAATACTGAGTCCAGACTCCGCAAAGGTCTGTCCGTGAGTTTCAGGTCCCCTAGTGCCACGCGCGAAAGTTTTGCCGATGCCAACGGTGATTCTGGGGGTCGGGAAGGGGCTTCTTTCCTCATGGCCGCTTCACCTGAAGACGAGAGGCCGACGCCGCGGAGAGACTCGTTTGCTCGAGGCGATATATGGGCAAGCAGACCGCCAGTTGAGGGCGTCATCGACAATCTAGACGATTTCTTCCCTGATATCGACCTTGACGCACCTTACCTTGATGGACAAGGGGTATCTCCTCCGTCATCCCCCGCAAACAGGGCCCCGCCTGAGAATGATTTGCACAAGAAGGAAAACCAGCCCAGCTCATCTTACACCGGAGAGATGAATGCCAACGCAGGAGATACGCTGGGCTCTAACGAGCCAACTCTCAAACCACAAGGTGGAGATGTTGTAGCTCGTCGTAACATCAACCGGTCAGGAGGGGGACTTACTCGAGGAAAGTCAATCCGAGAGGTCGCCAAGGGCGCCAACCAAGCTAGCCGAAGTCGCAGCATCCATACTGGAAACCAGAAGTCCGGTGAGATTCTTCGGCGTAAGAGCACCAAAATGTTCGGAGCAAAGATTATGCAAATCAAGCCAAAGCCTGGCAGTCGTCTCAGCCAACTCGACCCGATTCCTCAGAACAACACACCATCGGGGGTACCTCAGCGACAGCCTACTTTCCGCATTATCCGCGGCCAGCTGATTGGCAAGGGGACATACGGAAGAGTCTACCTGGGCATCAATGCTGACAATGGTGAAGTCTTGGCCGTAAAACAAGTTGAGATCAACCCAAGACTTGCTGGGCAAGATACAGACCGGGTTAAGGAGATGGTCGCCGCTATGGATCAAGAAATCGACACGATGCAGCACCTTGAACACCCGAACATAGTGCAATATCTTGGATGTGAGCGCGGCGAATTCTCCATTTCAATCTATCTTGAATATATTTCAGGTGGTTCCATTGGTAGCTGCCTCCGGAAGCATGGTAAATTCGAGGAGAGTGTTGTCAAATCCCTGACTCGTCAAACCTTGAGCGGGCTAGCATACCTTCATGACCAGGGAATATTGCATCGTGACTTGAAGGCGGACAACatccttctcgatctcgacGGCACCTGCAAGATTTCTGACTTCGGTATATCGAAGAAGACGGATGACATCTACGGGAACGACTCGTCGAACTCAATGCAAGGGTCCGTTTTCTGGATGGCACCTGAGGTCATACAGTCACAGGGTCAAGGCTACAGCGCCAAGGTCGATATCTGGTCTCTGGGCTGTGTGGTACTCGAGATGTTTGCTGGGCGCCGGCCATGGAGCAAAGAAGAGGCGATCGGTGCCATTTTTAAGCTTGGAAGCTTGAGTCAAGCACCTCCGATTCCAGACGACGTTTCCATGACCATCAGTCCTGCAGCGCTGGCGTTTATGTATGACTGTTTCACTGT GGATTCGTCCGAACGTCCAACTGCGCAGACACTGTTGACGCGTCACCCGTTCTGCGAGGAAGATCCCAACTACAACTTCCTCGACACCGAACTCTATGCCAAGATTCGCCATGTGCTTTAA
- a CDS encoding Golgi transport complex subunit COG3, which produces MPQPTAGQRARRQTAPSGPPKEFKVQMSEIAEVLPEGIESITDVKNELDFVQWYSEIENDLLESSYDEYQSCLQELQTSKSHLDALLSDTSSTLDLLRSLSESFKAVEAQTSNFRKQCEGILSAQKRDTELAEKIQENIQYYEFLDPASRRLNAPGAGNAVRSQDFSDMLRRLDECLDYMETHPEQKEASVYRSRYRLLMTRALTLIRVHFVSALRDIHTSVSKKIADQQQNEATMSALLYAKFRVGAPELKQIGLEIQKRAVPPLDPEQGTEAEYQSLLNELHTNFSATRGKLIIPLVRKKLYDIAHAPSTSKDLVAFARASISYVRGVCLDEFELWGEWFHGQAGLYDFLETICEPLYDHLRPRIIHEDKIVNLCQLCTLLQTRFLLDQDEEVEQTDANQLDFFVLIQPALEDVQTRLVFRAQAFLRDEIERFKPRPEDLDYPARNKGVSITVTENQISGKKVAPANTLAHLAKTTRQSDSDPNAISEQDSKWDFEVQAALSGWYPTLRKAIWLLSRIYRLVNSTVFDDLAHQIVHQTTLSLHQASAQISSKSTADGKLFLMSHLLILKQQIVAFDIEYVAPEVSFDFSGITNTFWELRERGGLFNPRNLMRLVGHGLLPRVVENMLDAKVELDGRLRTVINDFINEFATKMTASLPAKFIDRRNLQQGELIYPTCQNIEKEVPNLRKILGDYLDDPRMKETLVGAVQDRVIQIYEDFFDRYTSSERSKGHSVSKKGKGREDAVWDVGSFAEWCENIFRVGIPEQDDEGLPSGSLSRSGSPGS; this is translated from the exons ATGCCTCAGCCTACAGCGGGACAGCGAGCACGACGGCAGACTGCACCTTCAGGTCCGCCAAAAGAATTCAAAGTTCAGATGTCAGAGATAGCGGAAGTGCTACCGGAGGGTATTGAGTCTATAACGGATGTCAAGAATGAACTCGATTTTGTACAGTGGTATAGCGAGATTGAAAATGACCTCTTGGAGAGCAGTTATGACGAGTACCA ATCTTGTCTTCAGGAGCTTCAAACGTCAAAGTCACACCTGGACGCTCTTTTGTCTGACACATCGTCCACGCTCGACCTCCTTCGTAGCCTCTCCGAATCCTTCAAGGCCGTGGAAGCTCAAACATCGAATTTCCGGAAGCAATGCGAGGGCATCCTATCTGCCCAAAAACGTGACACAGAGCTAGCAGAGAAAATACAAGAGAACATCCAATACTATGAGTTCCTGGACCCCGCTTCAAGGCGACTCAACGCTCCTGGGGCTGGAAATGCTGTTCGTAGCCAAGATTTCTCAGATATGCTCAGGCGGCTGGACGAGTGCCTGGATTACATGGAGACGCAT CCTGAGCAAAAGGAAGCTAGTGTGTATCGATCCAGATACAGGCTGCTTATGACACGAGCTCTCACCTTGATTCGAGTACATTTCGTTTCGGCACTTCGAGATATACATACCAGTGTTTCGAAAAAAATCGCAGACCAACAGCAGAACGAAGCTACTATGTCGGCCCTATTGTATGCCAAGTTTCGTGTTGGTGCTCCTGAATTGAAACAAATTGGCCTTGAGATACAGAAGAGAGCTGTGCCACCGTTGGATCCTGAACAGGGAACTGAAGCGGAATATCAGAGTCTTCTCAATGAACTTCACACGAATTTTTCTGCTACTCGTGGCAAATTGATCATACCCTTAGTACGAAAAAAGCTCTATGACATTGCACACGCCCCGAGTACATCGAAGGATTTGGTTGCTTTCGCCCGTGCCAGCATCAGCTACGTTCGTGGTGTTTGTTTGGATGAGTTTGAACTGTGGGGTGAATGGTTTCACGGCCAAGCGGGTTTGTACGACTTCCTCGAGACAATCTGCGAGCCTCTGTATGACCATCTGAGGCCTCGCATTATTCATGAGGACAAGATCGTAAATCTCTGTCAACTCTGCACCCTCTTACAGACCCGCTTTCTGCTTGAccaggatgaggaggtggagcagACGGATGCTAATCAACTCGACTTCTTCGTACTGATACAACCCGCCTTAGAGGATGTGCAAACTCGTCTCGTATTCCGCGCGCAAGCCTTCCTGCGTGATGAGATCGAACGGTTTAAGCCGCGCCCGGAGGACCTTGATTACCCTGCACGCAATAAGGGAGTCTCGATTACCGTTACCGAGAATCAGATTTCCGGAAAGAAAGTGGCACCCGCCAATACCTTGGCACATTTGGCGAAGACAACGAGGCAATCAGATAGTGACCCCAACGCCATATCGGAGCAGGACTCCAAGTGGGATTTTGAGGTCCAGGCTGCCCTGAGTGGCTGGTATCCAACATTACGTAAAGCCATCTGGCTTCTCAGCCGAATATACCGTCTCGTAAAT TCTACTGTTTTCGACGACCTGGCTCATCAGATCGTTCACCAGACGACCCTCTCTTTGCACCAGGCGAGCGCTCAAATCTCAAGCAAATCCACTGCAGACGGAAAGCTCTTCTTAATGAGCCATCTCTTGATCCTGAAGCAACAAATTGTCGCATTCGACATCGAGTACGTAGCGCCAGAAGTGTCGTTCGATTTCTCCGGCATCACCAATACCTTCTGGGAGCTCCGTGAAAGAGGCGGCCTCTTCAACCCCCGCAACCTCATGCGCCTCGTCGGCCATGGTCTACTCCCACGCGTCGTCGAGAATATGCTCGATGCAAAGGTAGAGCTTGACGGGCGGCTCCGAACCGTGATCAACGATTTCATTAACGAGTTCGCAACAAAGATGACCGCCTCTTTACCCGCAAAGTTCATCGATAGGCGGAATCTGCAGCAAGGAGAACTAATTTATCCGACATGCCAGAATATCGAGAAGGAAGTCCCCAACTTACGAAAAATACTCGGTGACTATCTTGACGATCCCCGGATGAAAGAGACTCTTGTTGGTGCAGTACAAGACCGCGTCATCCAGATTTACGAGGACTTTTTCGACAGATATACATCGTCTGAACGGAGCAAGGGACATTCTGTCTccaagaaggggaagggcCGCGAGGACGCCGTGTGGGATGTGGGGAGTTTCGCAGAGTGGTGTGAAAATATCTTCCGAGTCGGCATCCCTGAGCAAGATGACGAAGGATTACCTAGTGGGAGTTTGAGCCGGAGCGGGAGTCCAGGGAGCTAG
- the fmp25 gene encoding RCC1 domain-containing protein, which translates to MPMNRVRQPVTNFVTLSYRLPRTGRSAIRSWRRQYANGNGRAPESSAPSSNWLRTALGLGGTAAATFLVYTFATTRSDQLESAIEAKTVTPKIAQDLDSQYVQEKKSLKSPGVYLWGNNTYRVVDPTSKESVVKTPRQLPYFEGQVLRDLKISEKSGAAITENGDLVQWGKGYSETDFKPTKTLTGKDLRSLCMSSDRILALASNGNVYSLPIAKDDQESGRKPKEGSWFPFSSGRAGVSYRLLEPALRLGEKVTAISGGLQHALLLTNSGRVFSVASSTEGYPSFGQLGVPGLTWSTRPQGPVDTCHEVKTLSNSKVTEVATGDYHSLALTKDGNVYAFGDNSFGQLGSEFDPAQPFNDTPTLVPLKLFYPGNIWLPKVTAIAAGGANSFFTVDAQRILGPGEDRSTVRDLGRITADTWTCGRGIWGALGNGRWTHLQDAPTKVKALSGLFEYDERTKTLSPIRLRNISVGTTHASAIMDNKAHVNSSATMSLEKPSDWGHDALFWGGNEHFQLGTGKRNNLSKPSHINAPSDSESKSTKQEARLQIMPRHKAKVGNRTVSMEQRIECGRHISAIYSAV; encoded by the coding sequence ATGCCGATGAATCGGGTGCGACAGCCTGTGACGAATTTCGTCACGCTTTCTTACCGTCTCCCTAGAACAGGCCGGTCGGCCATCCGATCATGGCGAAGGCAATATGCTAATGGTAATGGCAGAGCACCAGAATCATCTGCTCCTTCGTCAAATTGGCTTCGTACTGCACTTGGTCTAGGTGGAACAGCTGCCGCTACCTTCTTAGTCTATACCTTTGCGACCACCCGAAGCGATCAACTTGAGAGTGCTATTGAGGCGAAGACCGTCACGCCAAAAATTGCTCAGGATTTGGATTCCCAGTATGtgcaagaaaaaaagagtCTGAAGAGCCCTGGAGTTTACCTATGGGGAAACAACACTTATCGTGTTGTGGATCCTACCTCCAAAGAATCGGTGGTGAAGACTCCTCGACAATTACCCTACTTTGAGGGTCAAGTGCTCCGAGATCTCAAAATTTCAGAGAAGTCTGGTGCTGCCATTACTGAGAATGGTGATCTGGTTCAATGGGGTAAAGGGTACTCGGAAACTGACTTCAAACCAACAAAGACCTTGACTGGCAAGGATTTGAGGTCGTTGTGCATGTCGAGTGATCGCATACTTGCATTGGCCTCAAACGGAAATGTATACTCACTCCCAATTGCCAAGGATGACCAAGAAAGCGGTCGGAAACCCAAGGAAGGCTCTTGGTTCCCATTCagctctggaagagctggcgTGAGCTATCGATTGCTTGAACCCGCATTGAGGCTAGGCGAAAAAGTCACCGCCATCAGTGGTGGACTACAGCATGCGCTTCTCTTAACGAACTCTGGTAGAGTCTTTTCCGTTGCTTCTTCCACTGAGGGCTATCCTTCCTTTGGACAACTTGGTGTGCCTGGATTGACTTGGTCGACTCGACCTCAAGGGCCCGTGGATACCTGCCATGAGGTGAAGACCCTCAGCAACTCTAAGGTTACTGAAGTTGCTACCGGAGATTACCATTCCTTGGCGCTTACCAAGGATGGAAACGTTTACGCCTTTGGCGACAATTCCTTTGGGCAGCTGGGGTCCGAATTCGACCCTGCTCAGCCATTCAACGATACCCCTACTCTAGTGCCACTGAAGCTTTTCTACCCAGGCAACATCTGGCTTCCGAAGGTGACTGCGATTGCAGCTGGGGGCGCCAACAGTTTCTTCACCGTGGATGCTCAGCGGATACTTGGCCCTGGCGAAGATCGTTCTACGGTGCGTGACCTGGGTCGGATTACGGCTGACACCTGGACTTGCGGCCGGGGCATCTGGGGTGCTCTCGGAAACGGAAGATGGACGCACCTACAGGACGCACCTACGAAGGTGAAGGCATTGAGTGGCCTGTTCGAGTACGACGAACGAACAAAGACCCTCTCCCCCATCCGACTACGTAATATCTCTGTCGGTACAACACATGCATCGGCCATCATGGACAATAAAGCTCATGTTAACTCTTCCGCTACGATGTCTCTGGAGAAGCCCAGCGACTGGGGTCACGACGCGCTGTTCTGGGGAGGAAACGAACATTTTCAGCTCGGCACCGGCAAGAGGAATAATTTATCCAAACCATCACATATTAACGCGCCTTCAGATTCCGAATCGAAGAGTACTAAGCAAGAGGCACGACTCCAAATCATGCCTCGTCACAAGGCCAAAGTGGGCAACCGCACTGTGAGCATGGAACAGCGGATTGAGTGTGGGAGGCACATCTCTGCGATTTACTCTGCTGTATAA
- the nop9 gene encoding RNA-binding RNA processing protein NOP9 — protein MPREKQKRGRRAEDKAKKDAAKRKRDEGPEESAVKRLKPSAETNTSNNEIISGADYIPLGQDDGGNDVPMNDAPANDMPFYGLLDSEEQEYFSKANEVLELNQFHDAEERRLFVDSVYREADGKELKVACSQSCSRLMEKLISLSDMRQIRRLFSKFIGHFLHLVQHRFASHCCETLFINAAPGVTEKISKSKGRKAEVDEEDEPEPELSLAEMFMKVVEELEGNWGYLLTERFASHTIRVLLFVLAGEPVDLSSTDSVVASRKKERLGIVNTEAPEEKAAAEKRKVPEVFEATLKKVMNDMVSGLDNTYLRALATHPVGNPVLQVLVFLELSHFGKASAKDPNSIIRRLIPDDDFGENAESSTFVRGLLYDPVGSRLLETIIKSMPGKLFKSLYKNIIRDRIGSLARNTTAGYVVLRTLERLGKDDLQDAMESIIPEIPGLIERSRLIVPKVLIERCLVRGVDTKPLSDALESAYDKDPAQRLEQMLKLEPAASEDDSEEKRKQTGNNQTAAAEKLHGSLLAQTMLTASGPVSGLIYSSLLAQSPDSLLRLAKDPTASRVLQQALTAPTSTSQFRRQFTTRFSGHLVELALDSSGSHVVDALWPATKDLFFVKERMAQELLNEELSLRDSFVGRAVWRNWSMDLYKRRRGEWASKAKGLDSIENGQRERPKSRIDLARAKFAAKAAEESSKAPVAAKT, from the coding sequence ATGCCACGCGAAAAGCAGAAAAGAGGTCGCCGCGCGGAGGACAAGGCCAAAAAGGACGCGGCCAAACGAAAGCGCGATGAAGGCCCTGAGGAATCCGCGGTCAAGAGATTGAAGCCCTCCGCCGAGACAAATACCTCGAACAATGAGATCATTTCAGGAGCGGATTACATCCCCCTGGGGCAAGACGATGGCGGAAATGATGTTCCAATGAACGATGCGCCCGCGAATGATATGCCTTTCTACGGTCTCCTTGACAGCGAAGAGCAGGAATACTTTTCGAAAGCCAACGAGGTATTGGAGCTGAACCAGTTCCACGATgcggaagagagaaggctttTCGTCGACAGTGTCTACAGGGAAGCGGACGGAAAAGAATTGAAGGTTGCTTGCAGCCAGTCTTGCTCGCGGCTTATGGAGAAATTGATTTCGTTGTCCGACATGCGCCAAATTCGGAGACTCTTCAGCAAGTTCATTGGCCATTTCTTGCATCTGGTGCAGCATCGGTTTGCGAGTCATTGCTGCGAGACGCTGTTCATCAACGCGGCGCCTGGAGTAACAGAGAAGATCTCCAAGTCAAAAGGCCGTAAGGCGGAagtggacgaggaggacgagccTGAACCGGAATTGTCGCTGGCGGAAATGTTCATGAAGGTCGTTGAGGAATTGGAGGGGAACTGGGGATATTTGCTGACGGAACGGTTTGCGTCACATACGATCCGAGTCTTGTTATTCGTTCTCGCTGGGGAGCCCGTCGACCTGTCATCCACCGATTCGGTTGTCGCCAGCCGGAAGAAGGAAAGGTTGGGAATCGTGAACACGGAGGCACCTGAGGAAAAGGCCGCTGCGGAGAAGCGTAAAGTACCAGAAGTTTTCGAGGCTACGCTGAAAAAGGTTATGAATGACATGGTTTCCGGGCTGGATAACACCTACTTGAGAGCGCTGGCAACCCATCCTGTAGGGAATCCCGTCTTACAGGTGCTGGTGTTCCTTGAGCTGTCGCACTTTGGCAAGGCGAGCGCTAAGGATCCTAATTCAATCATCAGGAGGCTCATTCCGGATGATGATTTCGGGGAGAATGCTGAGAGCTCGACATTCGTTAGAGGTTTACTCTATGATCCCGTTGGCTCTCGTTTGCTCGAGACTATCATCAAGTCCATGCCGGGAAAGCTCTTTAAGAGTCTGTACAAGAACATTATTCGTGACCGCATTGGCTCTCTTGCACGCAATACAACGGCTGGATATGTGGTTCTCAGGACGCTGGAGAGATTAGGAAAGGATGATCTACAAGATGCTATGGAATCAATTATTCCTGAAATCCCGGGTCTCATTGAGAGATCTCGTTTGATTGTCCCTAAAGTGTTGATCGAGCGATGCCTCGTTCGCGGGGTTGACACCAAACCACTTTCAGATGCCTTGGAATCTGCATACGACAAAGACCCGGCACAAAGATTGGAACAAATGCTTAAGCTTGAGCCCGCGGCAAGTGAGGACGACTCAGAGGAGAAGCGAAAGCAGACGGGCAACAATCAGACAGCAGCCGCAGAGAAATTACATGGCTCGCTTCTTGCTCAAACGATGCTTACAGCTTCCGGACCTGTGAGCGGGCTCATTTATTCCAGCCTGCTAGCGCAGTCTCCAGATTCACTTCTCAGATTAGCCAAAGATCCAACAGCCTCCCGTGTTCTTCAGCAAGCCCTAACTGCTCCAACTTCGACATCTCAGTTCCGGCGACAGTTTACTACGCGCTTCTCGGGCCACCTGGTAGAACTCGCGCTTGATAGCAGTGGATCCCACGTTGTGGACGCGCTATGGCCGGCAACGAAAGACCTGTTCTTCGTGAAAGAAAGAATGGCACAGGAATTGCTCAACGAAGAACTGAGTCTCCGGGACTCTTTCGTTGGCAGAGCAGTATGGAGGAATTGGTCCATGGACCTCTACAAGAGACGGCGAGGGGAGTGGGCTTCAAAGGCGAAAGGCCTGGACAGTATTGAAAACGGCCAACGCGAGCGGCCTAAGTCTCGCATTGACTTAGCCCGGGCTAAATTTGCAGCAAAGGCGGCGGAAGAGAGTTCTAAGGCGCCGGTAGCTGCAAAGACTTGA